In the genome of Leptospira sanjuanensis, one region contains:
- a CDS encoding TetR/AcrR family transcriptional regulator — protein sequence MKSVRSKANNSEIQQMKDEAACETMIRKRDRSATETAILLAAIQVFAKKGYDAANTKDIAKLANANEALIFRYFGNKKGLLEAILTRSEDIKQEETPTRANKTPESYQDLEASLQYSMSGKCRDFRDAEDFMKVAVSQIILDPEVSQIIQKKIYTRALPEFMAELEKFKKAGKIDPKADLKSIAYAISSLTFALGFMGQCVYKIPPAEIQATIKEVARIFRKGLEPEAEKKKSK from the coding sequence ATGAAGTCGGTTAGATCGAAGGCAAACAACTCGGAAATTCAACAAATGAAGGATGAGGCTGCCTGTGAAACGATGATTCGCAAAAGAGATCGTTCCGCCACGGAAACGGCGATTCTTTTAGCTGCGATTCAAGTCTTTGCGAAGAAAGGATACGATGCCGCTAATACGAAAGATATAGCCAAGCTTGCTAATGCGAACGAAGCTCTGATCTTCCGATACTTCGGAAACAAAAAAGGTCTTCTCGAAGCCATTCTCACCCGATCCGAAGACATCAAACAAGAAGAGACCCCTACCCGCGCGAACAAAACGCCGGAAAGTTATCAAGACTTGGAAGCGAGCCTTCAGTATTCCATGTCCGGCAAATGCAGAGACTTTCGAGACGCGGAAGATTTTATGAAAGTCGCGGTAAGTCAGATCATACTGGACCCGGAAGTCAGCCAGATCATTCAAAAGAAAATTTATACGAGAGCCCTTCCCGAGTTTATGGCCGAGTTGGAAAAATTCAAGAAGGCCGGAAAAATCGATCCGAAAGCGGATCTCAAATCCATCGCGTATGCGATTTCTTCTCTTACCTTTGCGTTAGGCTTTATGGGTCAATGCGTTTATAAAATCCCTCCCGCGGAAATCCAAGCCACCATCAAAGAAGTCGCGAGGATCTTCCGTAAAGGTTTAGAACCGGAAGCGGAAAAGAAAAAATCCAAATAA
- a CDS encoding PAS domain S-box protein — MRKVLENMPILFMAVDRGFRLVSWNHECERVMGYSEKEVFGKEEFLQEKLLPESNSGSLMKIDSKIFDSDFKNWELELIAKDGKTKTILLSNLSSEFPLPGWEKWFVGVDITHTKEIERELKGSLKELSDFQTALNAVSIVAFTDRAGTIIYVNQNFCNISGYSRDELLGQNHRIINSGYHSKEFFKDLWKTISKGKIWKGEIKNKAKDGRFYWVDTTISPILDENGKPYQYLAIRNDITERKETEEKARHAENNLKTLQDRMSPHFLFNTLSIIHSYLQTNPELADSAILMLADNYRFLTDQAVKQLVPFDVEWEFMENYLQLLKLRFSDFIDVKVEKIGNFSKCQLPPLTLQPIVENSYLHGLRNKKGKGIISVQAYIEGTKTHILIRDDGVGLKSDMIHSRTLTNISDRLKFYLYESEVKIENHPEGGTVVTVTFDKPNNEKLSDSIGK; from the coding sequence ATGCGGAAGGTTCTCGAGAACATGCCGATTCTCTTTATGGCGGTGGACAGAGGATTCCGTCTCGTATCCTGGAATCACGAATGCGAACGCGTGATGGGATATTCCGAAAAAGAAGTTTTTGGAAAAGAGGAATTTCTTCAGGAAAAACTTTTACCGGAATCCAATTCCGGATCTTTGATGAAGATCGATTCGAAAATTTTCGATTCCGACTTTAAGAACTGGGAACTCGAACTCATCGCCAAGGACGGAAAAACGAAGACGATCCTTTTATCCAATCTTTCCTCCGAGTTTCCTTTACCCGGTTGGGAAAAATGGTTCGTCGGTGTGGACATCACTCACACGAAAGAGATCGAACGCGAGTTAAAGGGTTCTCTAAAAGAACTGTCAGATTTTCAAACCGCGTTGAACGCGGTCTCCATCGTCGCTTTCACCGATCGAGCGGGAACGATCATCTATGTGAATCAAAACTTCTGCAATATCAGCGGCTATTCGCGGGACGAACTTCTCGGACAAAATCATCGAATCATCAATTCCGGTTATCATTCGAAAGAATTCTTCAAAGATCTTTGGAAAACGATTTCCAAGGGAAAGATCTGGAAGGGAGAAATCAAAAACAAGGCTAAGGACGGAAGATTTTATTGGGTGGATACGACGATCTCCCCGATCTTGGACGAAAACGGGAAACCGTATCAATATCTCGCGATCCGAAACGACATCACCGAACGAAAGGAAACGGAAGAGAAGGCGAGACACGCGGAGAATAATCTGAAGACGCTTCAGGATAGAATGAGTCCGCACTTCTTGTTCAATACGCTCAGCATCATTCATTCGTATCTGCAGACCAATCCCGAACTTGCGGATTCCGCGATTCTGATGCTTGCGGATAATTATCGATTTCTTACCGATCAAGCGGTCAAACAACTCGTTCCGTTCGACGTGGAATGGGAGTTTATGGAGAATTATCTTCAACTTCTCAAGCTGCGTTTTTCCGATTTTATCGACGTAAAGGTCGAGAAGATCGGAAACTTCAGCAAATGCCAGCTTCCGCCTTTGACGTTGCAGCCGATCGTCGAGAATTCCTATCTTCACGGACTGCGAAACAAAAAAGGAAAAGGGATAATTTCCGTTCAGGCTTATATCGAAGGGACAAAAACCCATATCTTAATTCGAGACGACGGGGTCGGGCTCAAATCGGATATGATCCATTCAAGAACCTTAACAAACATCTCGGATCGACTTAAATTTTATCTTTACGAATCCGAAGTAAAAATCGAGAATCACCCCGAAGGCGGCACGGTAGTGACCGTGACTTTTGATAAACCGAACAACGAAAAACTTTCGGATTCAATCGGAAAATGA
- a CDS encoding lytic transglycosylase domain-containing protein, with protein sequence MRIEELPTVQTILNRIREIESLPNQFVRETPTPERVSASQQDFDSILKAAQEKTAEPNLQTEPGRRDSRGDLKGIEPTLAEIIRKESEKNHLDPSLVQSVIKAESGFKANAVSPKGAIGLMQLMPSTANLLGVDDPSDPAENVAGGTKFLSDLLSKYKNLDHALAAYNAGPGAVDKYGGIPPYKETQKYVEKVKRFYKDFSE encoded by the coding sequence ATGAGGATCGAAGAATTGCCTACTGTGCAAACGATTTTGAACCGAATTCGTGAAATCGAAAGTCTTCCGAATCAATTTGTCCGGGAAACGCCGACGCCCGAGCGAGTTTCCGCCTCGCAGCAGGACTTTGATTCCATTCTGAAGGCGGCTCAGGAAAAAACCGCGGAACCGAATCTGCAAACAGAACCTGGGAGAAGAGATTCCAGAGGCGATCTCAAAGGCATTGAACCTACTCTCGCGGAGATCATCCGCAAAGAATCGGAAAAGAATCATCTCGATCCTTCTTTGGTTCAAAGCGTGATCAAAGCGGAATCCGGATTTAAGGCGAATGCGGTTTCACCCAAAGGAGCGATCGGATTGATGCAGCTCATGCCTTCCACCGCGAACCTTCTCGGAGTGGATGATCCTTCCGACCCGGCGGAGAATGTCGCGGGCGGTACGAAATTCTTAAGCGATCTTTTGAGCAAATACAAGAATCTGGATCATGCGCTCGCAGCCTACAACGCGGGACCGGGAGCCGTGGATAAGTACGGAGGAATTCCTCCGTATAAGGAAACGCAGAAATACGTGGAGAAGGTTAAACGGTTTTACAAAGATTTTTCGGAATAA
- a CDS encoding ArnT family glycosyltransferase, which produces MAAVLFVISVLFLFPNIGSRAVLPQGDEEMHIATIRESIQTGEILFPRFEGFMNLYKPPVLFWTGIASDLIFGTSLTSERLPSLFLFAGTGILIYFALRLFKAAPIYSAIIASSYLLTLGVFKFSRLVMMEALMTFLLAASTYLLLVYFKKRNRSFLIAAALVSGFACLVKGPLFQVYSGTLLAGWAFLHAFQFQANGEWSGKKRLVRMILDQVLFHALALGVLAAWGGILTSLSPAGSAFLKVFFFTENLGKFSSATTNQNEFIILLGWILYCLPFSPFLLETMSKTIVKSSKSFGGMIGRVLIFSSVAISIIHELPNRKDYYYILPLIPLAFIGVGLYFSRKDQEVSLSGPLSRNFRFLIFVSIVLGLGKILLDFRSGQEAWVDLLWVGFANIVGAFWIIPHKKTILYKTSLTLLLGTGFMFYLQLLLIPSVNLPDVPLTGRIQESKNLCVVSENPWVSLTFKNALPGTSVEHSLPGAQMNCMDGKRDVVLYRVESSLPKGYALAQTWSIWKRDLGLKEVLIHQDLYDKIRFYSHDSSLQQAAENGR; this is translated from the coding sequence ATGGCGGCCGTTCTTTTCGTCATTTCGGTGCTTTTCCTTTTTCCCAACATAGGTTCGAGAGCCGTGTTGCCTCAAGGCGACGAGGAAATGCATATCGCGACGATTCGGGAAAGCATTCAAACCGGAGAAATTCTTTTTCCGAGGTTCGAAGGTTTTATGAATCTATACAAGCCTCCCGTTCTTTTTTGGACCGGGATCGCTTCCGACTTGATTTTCGGAACGAGTTTAACCTCCGAAAGACTTCCTTCTTTGTTTCTTTTTGCGGGAACGGGAATTTTGATCTACTTCGCGTTACGGTTGTTCAAGGCGGCTCCGATTTATTCGGCGATCATCGCTTCGAGTTATCTTCTGACCCTCGGAGTTTTTAAGTTTTCTAGATTGGTGATGATGGAAGCTTTGATGACGTTTTTATTGGCGGCCTCCACCTATCTACTGTTAGTTTATTTTAAAAAAAGAAACCGTTCCTTTCTCATTGCGGCGGCGCTCGTTTCGGGCTTTGCCTGTCTCGTCAAGGGACCCTTGTTCCAAGTATACTCGGGAACCTTACTTGCAGGTTGGGCCTTCCTTCACGCCTTTCAATTTCAGGCAAACGGAGAATGGTCCGGTAAAAAACGTTTGGTCCGAATGATTCTGGATCAGGTTCTGTTTCACGCGCTCGCGCTCGGAGTTCTCGCGGCTTGGGGAGGAATTCTTACTTCTCTTTCGCCTGCGGGAAGCGCTTTCTTAAAAGTATTCTTCTTCACCGAGAACCTCGGTAAATTCTCGTCTGCTACTACCAATCAGAATGAGTTCATTATCCTTTTGGGGTGGATCCTGTACTGTCTTCCATTTTCGCCGTTTCTTTTGGAAACGATGTCGAAGACGATCGTAAAGTCTTCGAAAAGTTTCGGAGGGATGATAGGCAGGGTCCTTATTTTTTCAAGCGTTGCGATTTCGATCATACACGAACTTCCCAATCGAAAGGATTATTATTATATTCTACCGCTCATACCTCTTGCGTTTATCGGAGTGGGTTTGTATTTTTCGAGAAAGGATCAGGAAGTTTCCTTGTCCGGTCCTCTTTCACGCAACTTCCGATTTTTGATTTTCGTTTCGATCGTTCTCGGTCTCGGAAAGATTCTATTGGATTTTCGTTCGGGACAAGAGGCTTGGGTCGATCTTCTTTGGGTCGGCTTCGCGAATATCGTGGGCGCGTTCTGGATCATTCCCCATAAAAAGACCATCCTTTATAAGACGTCTTTGACTCTTCTGCTCGGAACCGGATTCATGTTTTACTTGCAGCTTTTGTTGATTCCTTCGGTGAATCTTCCCGACGTACCGTTAACGGGAAGAATCCAGGAAAGCAAGAATCTCTGCGTCGTATCGGAAAATCCTTGGGTTTCTCTTACGTTCAAAAACGCGTTACCCGGAACCTCGGTGGAACATTCGCTTCCCGGAGCGCAGATGAATTGTATGGACGGAAAACGAGACGTAGTATTGTATCGAGTGGAATCTTCCTTGCCGAAAGGATACGCTCTCGCACAAACTTGGTCGATCTGGAAACGCGACTTAGGATTAAAGGAAGTTCTTATCCACCAGGATCTGTACGATAAGATCCGTTTTTACAGTCACGATTCTTCCTTGCAGCAGGCCGCGGAGAATGGCCGATGA
- a CDS encoding Hsp20/alpha crystallin family protein, which translates to MNSLAKTRDPFLSLNSLDHFFHNWNEFLQKDWVRHIPAVNVVKTKEGYELECAAPGLDKKDFKIDLEGDLLTISATKKTESKEEDKHYSKREYNYSSFSRSFNLPDTADREKITAKYENGILKLAIPQRADGKKVEQKINVQ; encoded by the coding sequence ATGAACAGTCTCGCAAAAACTCGCGACCCCTTTTTGAGTCTGAATAGCTTGGACCACTTCTTCCACAACTGGAACGAGTTCCTGCAAAAGGATTGGGTGCGTCATATACCCGCGGTGAACGTGGTCAAAACGAAAGAAGGATACGAATTGGAATGCGCCGCACCCGGTTTGGATAAAAAGGATTTCAAGATCGATCTCGAAGGGGATTTGCTGACGATCAGCGCCACGAAAAAAACGGAATCCAAAGAGGAAGACAAACACTACAGCAAACGGGAATACAATTATTCTTCTTTTAGCCGTTCGTTCAATCTTCCCGATACGGCGGACCGGGAAAAAATCACTGCGAAATACGAGAATGGGATTCTAAAACTCGCGATTCCGCAAAGAGCGGACGGGAAAAAAGTGGAACAAAAGATCAACGTTCAGTAA
- a CDS encoding ATP-binding protein, whose amino-acid sequence MPFVIEIAITSRITAFPIVYAKSRGFFEKEGVPVQIRVLENYDAVLAFLSSGKVEAGEIPFTTWLDLHFKKAAPNKSIYRGMILSRMIHSFYSRYNSTADSILEGTPYLIPVLQSTSLDKLLAQEFLSSSRLRKKISASFVYSRSYLLENEFAQTGTLGLVGSVQESHFLNNGFRISDGRDLPPYRLPVNMLAFNGRFARTYPDRIQKVQTALTRAIQSLIENTSVSTEHVIQESIPEFKIEAEQLHYFYKQPSQDLKEILSPVAASEELEYLGKIYWRSMGHLIDPPPVLLEALDFAAKDPIPSYPSAFKTKKTALMEEQFNRKDESNKLLQQAGDRRELGDLVSDLQNLVLNIYNSKKGVRLPILPLKGTASAIRSGVNSILDFLFQEIRSQEIRTSAIDNVLMMQGLEMDKRSIELQFSDDRFNYLFEFSPIPVILLDSVSGALIAGNYNFRSLTGYSKDNITNLRLEDLFPGLNEMGDWSSPTKSAETMLRVDQAKMRLRDKSEMGVSLSITALFERARKIYQVHILYDSEKKETEQAKHEFISNISHELRSPMTNIQGYFELLRAELNSSISKEQVGMLDVIEKNIKRLNHLIENLLKFEEVRTEDNSGLIENFDPALVIEEVVYSNGPSAKEKGLGVELSLIKKLKVRGIRFEFSQVITNLFVNAIKYTERGKIEIRMIESGTGKLEINIKDTGVGIDRQYVEKVFERFFRIPNDRNKRIGGTGLGLPISRSILHKMDGEITLESRVNGGSNFRIFLPLQKQES is encoded by the coding sequence CTGCCTTTTGTGATCGAAATTGCAATCACATCCAGAATCACGGCGTTCCCGATCGTATACGCGAAGTCGCGGGGCTTTTTTGAAAAAGAAGGAGTTCCGGTTCAGATCCGGGTGCTCGAAAACTACGATGCGGTTCTCGCTTTTTTGAGTTCGGGAAAGGTGGAGGCCGGTGAAATTCCGTTTACGACTTGGTTGGATCTGCATTTCAAAAAGGCGGCGCCGAACAAATCGATTTATCGCGGAATGATTCTTTCGAGAATGATCCATTCCTTTTACTCGAGATACAACTCGACCGCGGATTCCATCTTGGAAGGAACTCCGTATTTAATCCCGGTTCTGCAAAGCACTTCTCTTGATAAATTGCTCGCGCAGGAATTTTTAAGTTCGAGTCGTCTTCGTAAAAAAATCTCCGCTTCCTTCGTTTATTCCCGGTCGTATCTTTTGGAGAACGAGTTCGCTCAAACGGGAACGCTCGGCCTCGTCGGTTCCGTTCAGGAATCCCATTTTTTAAACAACGGGTTCCGCATTTCGGACGGAAGGGATCTTCCTCCGTATCGATTGCCGGTCAACATGCTCGCGTTTAACGGAAGATTTGCGAGAACGTATCCCGATCGCATTCAAAAAGTGCAAACCGCTTTGACTCGAGCGATCCAATCCCTGATCGAGAACACGAGCGTTTCCACCGAACACGTGATTCAGGAAAGTATTCCCGAGTTCAAGATCGAAGCCGAACAACTGCATTACTTTTACAAACAACCTTCTCAAGATCTAAAGGAAATTCTTTCTCCGGTCGCCGCGTCGGAGGAGTTGGAATATCTCGGAAAAATTTATTGGAGATCGATGGGACATCTCATCGATCCTCCTCCGGTTCTTTTGGAAGCCCTAGACTTTGCGGCAAAAGATCCGATTCCTTCGTATCCATCCGCGTTTAAAACGAAAAAGACGGCGTTGATGGAAGAACAGTTCAACCGCAAGGACGAGTCGAACAAACTTTTACAACAAGCGGGTGATCGACGAGAACTGGGGGATTTGGTTTCCGATCTTCAGAATCTCGTGTTGAACATCTACAATTCCAAGAAAGGAGTTCGTCTTCCGATACTTCCTTTGAAAGGAACCGCTTCCGCGATCCGTTCCGGAGTCAATTCGATTCTCGATTTTCTTTTTCAGGAGATTCGTAGTCAGGAAATCCGTACATCAGCAATCGATAATGTTCTTATGATGCAGGGTTTGGAGATGGACAAACGAAGCATCGAACTTCAATTCTCGGACGATCGATTCAATTACCTTTTCGAATTTTCTCCGATTCCGGTCATTCTTTTGGATTCGGTTTCGGGAGCGTTGATCGCCGGGAACTATAATTTTAGAAGTTTAACCGGTTATAGCAAGGACAACATCACCAATCTAAGACTCGAGGATCTGTTTCCCGGTTTGAACGAAATGGGGGATTGGTCCTCTCCCACAAAGTCCGCCGAAACGATGTTGCGTGTCGATCAAGCGAAGATGAGGCTTCGGGACAAATCGGAAATGGGAGTTTCCTTGAGCATTACTGCGTTGTTCGAACGCGCGCGGAAAATCTATCAGGTTCATATCCTTTACGATTCGGAAAAGAAGGAAACCGAACAGGCAAAACACGAATTCATATCCAATATCAGTCACGAACTTCGTTCTCCGATGACGAACATCCAAGGTTACTTCGAACTTCTCCGAGCGGAGTTGAATTCTTCCATTTCCAAAGAACAAGTCGGAATGTTGGATGTGATCGAAAAGAACATCAAACGTCTGAATCACCTGATCGAAAACCTGCTGAAGTTCGAAGAAGTTCGGACGGAAGACAACTCCGGTTTGATCGAGAATTTCGATCCCGCTCTCGTCATCGAGGAAGTCGTCTATTCGAACGGGCCATCGGCAAAGGAAAAAGGGCTCGGAGTCGAACTCTCTCTGATCAAGAAGTTGAAAGTACGCGGAATCCGTTTCGAATTCTCGCAGGTGATCACGAATCTTTTCGTCAACGCGATCAAATACACCGAACGGGGAAAGATCGAAATCCGAATGATCGAATCGGGGACCGGCAAACTCGAAATTAACATCAAGGATACGGGAGTGGGAATCGATCGCCAATACGTCGAAAAGGTGTTCGAACGTTTTTTCAGAATTCCGAACGATCGAAACAAACGGATCGGAGGAACCGGACTCGGTCTTCCGATTTCCAGAAGTATTCTTCATAAGATGGACGGGGAAATCACTTTGGAATCCCGCGTCAACGGCGGAAGTAATTTCCGCATCTTCCTTCCTTTGCAGAAACAGGAATCGTGA
- a CDS encoding Cys-rich protein: protein MNFSESPKNGSINATLRHIVRYAPVYALLVLMFAVVLVKYGRAVQKEEFYSSESKEICLAYCTKLTGCVAELFPGAVVSEQMGKIENSCLRGCRKHFDKMQVCLNGIETASCKSLTGCLQTEIQKYY from the coding sequence ATGAACTTTTCCGAAAGCCCGAAAAACGGGTCCATAAACGCGACTCTTCGGCATATCGTCCGATACGCTCCCGTCTACGCTTTGTTAGTTCTTATGTTCGCGGTCGTTTTGGTGAAATACGGAAGGGCGGTTCAAAAAGAAGAATTCTATTCTTCCGAATCTAAGGAGATTTGTCTCGCGTATTGCACGAAGTTGACCGGTTGTGTGGCGGAGTTGTTTCCGGGAGCTGTCGTTTCCGAGCAGATGGGGAAGATCGAAAATTCCTGTTTGCGTGGATGCAGAAAACACTTCGATAAGATGCAGGTTTGTTTAAACGGGATCGAAACCGCGAGTTGCAAATCTCTTACGGGTTGTCTGCAAACGGAGATCCAAAAGTATTACTGA
- a CDS encoding LIC_20245 family lipoprotein produces the protein MNKKILYSSILILLCIFAYLAFFEGDGPFGGGSSSSNDRLANGLSRDTVSREEGSLFESGNFLDFSSASESDTSVVSTGDTSSAETAGGYSNLSPEEKERIRKEVIQKVKPLADRFPNNSLIPRELTKEQEEKKKKDEERMDEVRAALLEGREVAKPEMTFYLDSKIKRSDDMTEILEYSVQFFKDAGRNYPASSLKVIEERLHSLRESKNELLNAKKNLDQPQ, from the coding sequence ATGAACAAAAAAATCTTATATTCTAGTATTTTAATTCTTTTATGTATTTTCGCGTATCTCGCTTTTTTCGAAGGAGACGGTCCGTTCGGCGGCGGAAGTTCTTCGAGTAATGATCGTTTGGCGAATGGACTCAGCCGAGACACGGTCAGCCGGGAAGAAGGCTCTCTCTTTGAATCTGGAAATTTTTTGGACTTCTCCAGTGCGAGCGAGTCGGATACAAGCGTCGTTTCGACCGGTGATACGTCCTCTGCGGAAACCGCGGGCGGTTATTCCAATCTTTCCCCCGAAGAAAAGGAACGAATCCGAAAGGAAGTCATTCAAAAAGTAAAACCTTTGGCCGACCGTTTTCCGAATAACAGCCTCATTCCGAGGGAGTTGACCAAGGAACAGGAAGAGAAGAAAAAAAAAGACGAAGAAAGAATGGATGAAGTGCGCGCGGCTCTTCTCGAAGGAAGAGAAGTCGCTAAGCCGGAAATGACGTTTTATTTGGATTCTAAGATCAAACGTTCGGACGACATGACCGAGATTCTGGAATACAGCGTGCAGTTCTTTAAGGACGCGGGAAGAAATTATCCTGCTTCTTCCCTTAAAGTGATCGAAGAACGGCTTCATTCTCTGCGTGAAAGCAAGAACGAACTTTTAAACGCAAAAAAGAATTTGGATCAACCTCAGTAA
- a CDS encoding aconitate hydratase, which yields MAFDIEMIRARYAKIGDLVTKARNVVGRPLTLTEKILYSHLWEGEPKTAYEKGKSYVDFAPDRVAMQDATAQMALLQFMSAGRDKVAVPSTVHCDHLIQAKDGAAEDLKTANDVNKEVYDFLSSVSNKYGIGFWKPGAGIIHQVVLENYAFPGGMMIGTDSHTVNAGGLGMIAIGVGGADAVDVMAGMAWELKFPKLIGVKLTGKLSGWASAKDIILKVAGILTVKGGTGAIVEYFGEGADSLSCTGKGTICNMGAEIGATTSVFGYDQNMKEYLLKTNRKDVAELADKIAEHLNGDKEVYADPARYFDQVIEINLSELEPYINGPFTPDLATPLSKFKEAVQKNNWPTNLEVGLIGSCTNSSYEDITRAASVAKQAAEKNLEVKAEYTVTPGSEMIRYTIERDGLIKTFSDIGGVVLANACGPCIGQWSRQTKDPERKNSIITSFNRNFAKRNDGLAGTHAFVASPEIVTAFAIAGKLDFNPLTDALKTKDGKEVKLDPPTGLDFPPNGFDVKDAGFIAPAADGSKVNVAVDPKSDRLQLLSPFTPWEGSDLKGLKLLIKAKGKCTTDHISMAGPWLKYRGHLDNISNNLLIGAVNAFNDKTNEVKNQLSGGYEPVPQTARAYKAKGIGSVIVGDENYGEGSSREHAAMEPRHLGARAVLVKSFARIHETNLKKQGMLALTFADKADYDKIQEEDSIDILGLTSFQEGVPLTLVLHHKDGSSQEIKVNHTFNAQQIAWFKAGSALNLISEEQKKKG from the coding sequence ATGGCATTCGATATAGAAATGATTCGCGCCCGATACGCTAAGATCGGGGATCTCGTTACAAAAGCGAGAAACGTTGTTGGAAGACCTCTTACTCTTACCGAAAAAATTCTTTATTCCCACCTCTGGGAAGGCGAACCAAAGACTGCTTACGAAAAAGGAAAGTCTTACGTGGATTTCGCTCCGGACAGAGTCGCGATGCAGGATGCTACGGCTCAGATGGCTCTTTTGCAATTCATGTCTGCTGGAAGAGACAAGGTCGCGGTTCCTTCTACCGTTCACTGCGATCACCTGATCCAAGCAAAGGACGGCGCCGCGGAAGATTTAAAAACCGCAAACGATGTAAACAAAGAAGTCTACGATTTTCTTTCTTCCGTTTCGAACAAATACGGAATCGGTTTTTGGAAACCGGGCGCCGGAATCATTCACCAAGTAGTTCTCGAGAATTATGCGTTCCCCGGCGGAATGATGATCGGTACCGATTCTCACACCGTAAACGCGGGGGGCTTGGGTATGATCGCGATCGGAGTCGGCGGCGCGGACGCCGTGGACGTGATGGCGGGCATGGCTTGGGAATTGAAGTTCCCGAAACTCATCGGCGTGAAACTCACCGGTAAACTTTCCGGCTGGGCTTCCGCAAAAGACATCATCTTAAAAGTTGCCGGAATTCTTACCGTAAAAGGTGGAACCGGTGCGATCGTGGAATACTTCGGCGAAGGCGCGGACAGTCTTTCCTGCACGGGAAAAGGAACGATCTGCAATATGGGCGCGGAAATCGGTGCGACCACCTCGGTGTTCGGTTACGATCAGAACATGAAGGAATATCTCTTAAAAACGAACCGCAAAGACGTCGCGGAACTCGCGGACAAAATCGCGGAGCATTTAAACGGAGACAAAGAAGTTTATGCCGATCCCGCGAGATACTTCGACCAAGTCATCGAGATCAACTTGTCGGAACTCGAACCGTATATCAACGGGCCGTTTACTCCGGATCTTGCGACCCCTCTTTCCAAGTTCAAAGAAGCGGTTCAAAAGAACAACTGGCCTACCAACTTGGAAGTCGGTTTGATCGGTTCGTGCACGAACTCTTCTTACGAAGACATCACTCGCGCGGCTTCCGTTGCGAAACAAGCTGCGGAAAAGAATCTCGAAGTAAAAGCGGAATATACCGTAACTCCGGGTTCCGAAATGATCCGTTATACGATCGAAAGAGACGGACTTATCAAAACATTCTCCGATATCGGCGGTGTGGTTCTTGCAAACGCATGCGGTCCTTGCATCGGTCAGTGGAGCCGTCAGACGAAAGATCCGGAAAGAAAGAATTCCATCATCACTTCGTTTAACAGAAACTTTGCGAAACGGAACGACGGTCTTGCGGGAACGCACGCATTCGTCGCGTCACCCGAAATCGTGACCGCGTTTGCGATCGCCGGAAAATTGGACTTCAATCCTCTTACGGATGCGCTCAAAACCAAGGACGGAAAGGAAGTGAAACTCGATCCGCCTACCGGATTGGATTTTCCTCCGAACGGTTTCGACGTAAAAGACGCGGGTTTTATCGCTCCCGCAGCGGATGGTTCCAAGGTCAACGTCGCGGTCGATCCAAAGTCGGATCGTCTCCAACTTCTTTCTCCGTTTACTCCTTGGGAAGGAAGCGATCTCAAAGGTCTGAAACTTCTGATCAAAGCAAAAGGAAAGTGTACTACGGATCATATTTCCATGGCGGGTCCTTGGTTGAAATACAGAGGTCACTTGGACAATATCTCCAACAACTTGTTGATCGGCGCTGTCAATGCGTTCAACGATAAGACCAACGAAGTGAAGAATCAGCTTTCCGGCGGTTACGAGCCGGTGCCTCAAACCGCAAGAGCATATAAAGCGAAAGGAATCGGTTCCGTTATCGTCGGAGACGAAAACTACGGAGAAGGTTCTTCCCGAGAACACGCCGCGATGGAACCGAGACATCTCGGTGCGAGAGCGGTTCTCGTAAAGTCTTTCGCGAGAATTCACGAAACCAACCTGAAAAAACAGGGAATGCTTGCGCTTACGTTCGCGGACAAAGCCGACTACGATAAGATTCAAGAAGAGGATTCAATCGACATTCTCGGTCTGACTTCGTTTCAGGAAGGAGTGCCTTTGACTCTCGTGTTACACCACAAAGACGGTTCTTCGCAAGAGATTAAGGTGAATCATACGTTCAACGCGCAGCAGATCGCTTGGTTCAAAGCGGGGAGCGCTCTGAATCTGATCAGCGAAGAGCAAAAGAAAAAAGGTTAA